In the Kitasatospora terrestris genome, one interval contains:
- a CDS encoding DUF6221 family protein, producing MSSDLVAFLRARLDEDARIARAATAAPATGGDHVARWAPARVLAETAVKRQLVAVSNADCSPGCAVEHSFGRSCGLHWMGPLHEEADGRWLYDDSGARHAPPPVTTEWTLRLLALPYTGHPEYRPAWAPGA from the coding sequence ATGAGTTCCGACCTGGTCGCGTTCCTCCGCGCCCGACTCGACGAGGACGCGCGCATCGCGCGTGCGGCCACCGCCGCCCCGGCGACCGGTGGCGACCACGTCGCGCGCTGGGCGCCGGCGCGGGTGCTGGCGGAGACGGCGGTGAAGCGGCAGCTGGTAGCGGTCTCCAACGCCGATTGCTCGCCGGGCTGCGCCGTCGAGCATTCCTTCGGCAGGTCGTGCGGCCTTCACTGGATGGGCCCGCTGCACGAGGAGGCGGACGGACGGTGGCTGTACGACGACAGCGGCGCCCGCCACGCTCCGCCGCCGGTGACGACGGAGTGGACGCTGCGGCTGCTCGCCCTCCCGTACACCGGTCACCCGGAGTACCGGCCCGCGTGGGCGCCCGGCGCCTGA
- a CDS encoding PRC-barrel domain-containing protein has product MSTGLWGYGNAEGYSAGSDLTGFRVEAEDGHIGKVDKHTDEVDSSHIVVDTGPWIFGREVLLPAGTIQRVDVEGKTVWVNRTKEEIKNSPEFYRDRHLDDPEYRAQVGGYYGGGIF; this is encoded by the coding sequence GTGAGCACCGGTCTGTGGGGATACGGGAACGCCGAGGGCTACAGCGCGGGGAGCGACCTGACGGGGTTCCGCGTGGAGGCGGAGGACGGCCACATCGGCAAGGTCGACAAGCACACCGACGAGGTCGACTCCTCGCACATCGTGGTGGACACCGGTCCGTGGATCTTCGGCCGGGAGGTTCTGCTTCCGGCGGGGACGATCCAGCGGGTGGACGTCGAGGGCAAGACGGTCTGGGTGAACCGGACCAAGGAGGAGATCAAGAACTCCCCGGAGTTCTACCGCGACAGGCACCTCGACGACCCGGAGTACCGCGCGCAGGTCGGCGGGTACTACGGCGGCGGGATCTTCTGA
- a CDS encoding galactose oxidase early set domain-containing protein, producing the protein MSRHRPSRLLAACLLAPAVLVAVPATAQARPAHDHASPNAAQTFTAEQVQAEVDPGEAKALGAEHAEAHARARLGLRAVGEYPQSTRTARLKELTDTQARINAGFDASAFGAFKEYFPSPDFAAHVAMLPTGKVLLFSFERIETNPQKEPAPTDTIGAENAGRAFVWDPAKGTGADAFKKVTPPTVVMPDGLNIARPAPFFCAGHSFLPNGMLGVFGGNLGGNGGSGAKLSLVFDPWTETWAQNQDMATGRWYPSVVTGADGRQLIMSGQSELGWGTPTPIVERFPALSRPVPYAKTDVPRNQPVERFKADAPFTRDYPHLFSLRDGQVYAFGRQAAEQWVFDPVAETRSDLPARPDGTMRNYGSAVPLPGGWEGPNSALILGGDHDDPGTYRFSDGKWTADRARAFGRTQDDTLILPDGTLFTVNGAYDIRDYGNGAYNPNADLKYRQVELRDAEGKWQLGPVQRLPRGYHSNAVVMPDGRIMVTGDELQQLANNPDITSDRNGTIEIYEPAYLHKGPRPALDQVPQQALGYDSRFTVTTSTPDQVQRAVLLSPTTATHAVNTSQRHLELRIKARAGNTLTLQAPPSAAAAVPGWYMLFLLDANGVPSTAQWVQLAPDALRSATALK; encoded by the coding sequence ATGTCCCGTCATCGCCCGTCCCGGCTGCTCGCCGCCTGCCTGCTGGCCCCGGCCGTCCTGGTGGCCGTCCCCGCCACCGCCCAGGCCCGCCCCGCGCACGACCATGCCTCCCCCAACGCCGCGCAGACCTTCACCGCCGAACAGGTCCAGGCCGAGGTCGACCCCGGCGAGGCCAAGGCGCTCGGCGCCGAGCACGCCGAGGCCCACGCCCGCGCCCGACTGGGCCTGCGCGCCGTCGGCGAGTACCCGCAGTCCACCCGGACCGCCCGCCTGAAGGAGCTGACCGACACCCAGGCGCGCATCAACGCGGGCTTCGACGCCTCGGCGTTCGGCGCGTTCAAGGAGTACTTCCCCTCCCCCGACTTCGCCGCGCACGTGGCGATGCTGCCCACCGGCAAGGTGCTGCTGTTCTCCTTCGAGCGGATCGAGACCAACCCGCAGAAGGAACCGGCGCCCACCGACACCATCGGCGCCGAGAACGCCGGCCGCGCCTTCGTCTGGGACCCGGCCAAGGGCACCGGGGCGGACGCCTTCAAGAAGGTCACCCCGCCCACCGTGGTGATGCCGGACGGCCTCAACATCGCCCGCCCGGCCCCGTTCTTCTGCGCCGGACACTCCTTCCTGCCCAACGGCATGCTCGGCGTCTTCGGCGGCAACCTCGGCGGCAACGGCGGTAGCGGCGCCAAGCTCTCCCTGGTCTTCGACCCGTGGACGGAGACCTGGGCGCAGAACCAGGACATGGCCACCGGCCGCTGGTACCCCTCCGTGGTGACCGGCGCCGACGGGCGGCAGCTCATCATGTCCGGCCAGTCCGAACTCGGCTGGGGCACCCCCACCCCGATCGTCGAACGCTTCCCCGCGCTCAGCCGCCCCGTCCCGTACGCCAAGACCGACGTGCCGCGCAACCAGCCGGTCGAACGCTTCAAGGCGGACGCGCCGTTCACCCGCGACTACCCCCACCTCTTCTCGCTGCGCGACGGCCAGGTGTACGCCTTCGGCCGGCAGGCCGCCGAGCAGTGGGTGTTCGACCCCGTCGCCGAGACCCGCTCCGACCTCCCCGCCCGCCCCGACGGCACCATGCGCAACTACGGCTCCGCCGTCCCGCTGCCCGGCGGCTGGGAGGGCCCGAACTCCGCGCTGATCCTCGGCGGCGACCACGACGACCCGGGCACCTACCGCTTCAGCGACGGCAAGTGGACCGCCGACCGGGCCCGCGCCTTCGGCCGCACCCAGGACGACACCCTGATCCTGCCTGACGGCACCCTGTTCACCGTCAACGGCGCGTACGACATCCGCGACTACGGCAACGGTGCCTACAACCCCAACGCCGATCTGAAGTACCGCCAGGTCGAACTGCGCGACGCCGAGGGCAAGTGGCAGCTCGGCCCCGTCCAGCGGCTGCCGCGCGGCTACCACTCCAACGCCGTCGTGATGCCGGACGGCCGGATCATGGTCACCGGCGACGAACTGCAGCAGCTCGCCAACAACCCCGACATCACCAGCGACCGGAACGGCACCATCGAGATCTACGAGCCCGCCTACCTGCACAAGGGCCCGCGCCCCGCGCTCGACCAGGTCCCGCAGCAGGCGCTCGGGTACGACTCCCGGTTCACCGTCACCACCTCCACCCCCGACCAGGTGCAGCGCGCCGTCCTGCTGTCGCCCACCACCGCCACCCACGCCGTCAACACCAGCCAGCGCCACCTGGAGCTGCGGATCAAGGCGCGCGCGGGCAACACCCTCACCCTCCAGGCGCCGCCCAGCGCGGCCGCCGCCGTCCCCGGCTGGTACATGCTCTTCCTGCTCGACGCCAACGGCGTACCGAGCACCGCGCAATGGGTCCAGCTCGCCCCCGACGCCCTCCGCAGCGCCACCGCCCTCAAGTAG
- a CDS encoding VOC family protein encodes MTLQRMDNVGIIVEDLDAAVAFFTELGLIVEGRAQIEGHFADQAVGLDGVRSDIAMMRTPDGHSKLELAQYHHPAPIGAGADSPPPNTVGLHRVMFAVDDIDDTIARLRPHGAELLGEVAQYKDTYRLCYLRGPSGILLALAEQIG; translated from the coding sequence ATGACGCTCCAGCGGATGGACAACGTCGGCATCATCGTCGAGGACCTGGACGCCGCCGTCGCCTTCTTCACCGAACTCGGCCTGATCGTCGAAGGCAGGGCCCAGATCGAGGGCCACTTCGCCGACCAGGCCGTCGGGCTCGACGGAGTCCGCAGCGACATCGCGATGATGCGCACCCCCGACGGCCACAGCAAGCTGGAGCTCGCCCAGTACCACCACCCCGCGCCGATCGGCGCCGGAGCCGACAGCCCGCCGCCGAACACGGTCGGCCTGCACCGCGTCATGTTCGCCGTCGACGACATCGACGACACCATCGCCCGCCTGCGCCCCCACGGCGCCGAACTCCTCGGCGAGGTGGCGCAGTACAAGGACACCTACCGCCTCTGCTACCTCCGCGGCCCCTCGGGCATCCTCCTCGCCCTCGCCGAACAGATCGGCTGA
- a CDS encoding peroxidase has protein sequence MDLPACPYALTRRTLLAAAAATAGLALAPATAALAAPSDSAPAPLRESREIQGDVLAGFRRSRAELLLLTFGPADTARRWLAALVPRLATTADVTAVNDRVAAHARQGQPDPGAMSVLWTGLALTHDGLAHLAGRDPLPVATADAFRQGPAARAALLGDTGASAPGSWLFGGPGQPTVHAVLTVAADHPGKLAAAVTAALTDAGQHGLRLVHRQPAAALPGEREHFGFRDCISQPGVHGYDPADPARPDQVAGDPGTRLVPAGEFLVGRPRAHGLPSGLPAWARDGSFLVIRRLAQDVPGWWAQIRSRLTTLQAAGTAPADAPPEWLGARLVGRWPSGASLAAHPHADPGTGRTPDNDIGYAADPDGWTTPLFAHIRKSNPRDGLVLAPGSRPLPEAQLDGHRIIRRGMPYGAPFLPGHDSGPNGPTAARGMVFLSHQADLVAQFEFIQRAWIDAPDFPPARTPRPGTDPVLGPDSPLAFETPAPSGTGSRVTPLHFTRFVRTEGTLYAFTPALPVLTALAAGHLDTTSLPR, from the coding sequence GTGGACCTCCCCGCCTGCCCGTACGCCCTCACCCGCCGCACCCTGCTCGCCGCGGCCGCCGCCACCGCGGGCCTCGCCCTCGCACCGGCCACCGCCGCCCTCGCCGCGCCCTCCGACTCCGCCCCCGCCCCGCTGCGTGAAAGCCGGGAGATCCAGGGCGACGTCCTCGCCGGCTTCCGCCGCAGCCGCGCCGAACTGCTGCTGCTCACCTTCGGACCGGCCGACACCGCCCGCCGGTGGCTGGCCGCACTCGTCCCCCGGCTCGCCACCACCGCCGACGTCACCGCCGTCAACGACCGCGTCGCCGCCCACGCCCGCCAGGGGCAACCCGACCCCGGCGCGATGAGCGTCCTGTGGACCGGCCTCGCCCTCACCCACGACGGCCTCGCCCACCTCGCCGGCCGCGACCCGTTGCCCGTCGCCACCGCCGACGCCTTCCGCCAGGGCCCGGCCGCCCGCGCCGCCCTCCTCGGCGACACCGGCGCCAGCGCGCCCGGCAGTTGGCTGTTCGGCGGCCCCGGGCAGCCGACCGTCCACGCCGTCCTCACCGTCGCCGCCGACCACCCCGGCAAGCTCGCCGCCGCCGTCACCGCCGCCCTGACCGACGCCGGACAGCACGGCCTGCGCCTCGTCCACCGGCAGCCCGCCGCCGCCCTGCCCGGCGAACGCGAACACTTCGGCTTCCGCGACTGCATCAGCCAGCCCGGCGTCCACGGCTACGACCCCGCCGACCCCGCCCGTCCCGACCAGGTCGCCGGCGACCCCGGCACCCGGCTCGTCCCGGCCGGCGAGTTCCTCGTAGGCCGCCCCCGCGCCCACGGCCTGCCCAGCGGGCTGCCCGCCTGGGCCCGGGACGGCAGCTTCCTGGTGATCCGCCGCCTCGCCCAGGACGTCCCCGGCTGGTGGGCCCAGATCCGCAGCCGGCTCACCACCCTCCAGGCCGCCGGCACCGCACCCGCCGACGCCCCACCCGAATGGCTCGGCGCCCGCCTCGTCGGCCGCTGGCCCTCCGGCGCCTCCCTCGCCGCCCACCCGCACGCCGACCCCGGCACCGGCCGCACCCCCGACAACGACATCGGCTACGCCGCCGACCCCGACGGCTGGACCACCCCGCTCTTCGCCCACATCCGCAAGAGCAACCCTCGCGACGGCCTCGTCCTCGCGCCCGGCTCCCGCCCGCTCCCCGAGGCACAACTGGACGGCCACCGGATCATCCGCCGCGGCATGCCGTACGGCGCGCCCTTCCTCCCCGGCCACGACTCCGGCCCCAACGGCCCCACCGCCGCCCGCGGCATGGTCTTCCTCAGCCACCAGGCCGACCTGGTAGCCCAGTTCGAGTTCATCCAACGCGCCTGGATCGACGCCCCCGACTTCCCACCCGCCCGCACCCCCAGGCCCGGCACCGACCCCGTCCTCGGCCCCGACAGCCCCCTCGCCTTCGAAACCCCTGCCCCGAGCGGCACCGGCAGCCGGGTCACCCCCCTCCACTTCACCCGCTTCGTCCGCACCGAAGGCACCCTCTACGCCTTCACCCCCGCCCTCCCCGTCCTCACCGCCCTCGCCGCAGGCCACCTCGACACCACCTCGCTGCCCCGCTGA
- a CDS encoding cupin domain-containing protein, with product MSVIDLTGTAAGLPQAWSSLLLGRVGTAAVKVLRMDGTPVAEESHGADEALLVLDGRMELVVDGTPVSVRAGELYLVAAGTAHAVAPGSRGTLVIVELPES from the coding sequence ATGAGCGTGATCGACCTGACCGGGACGGCGGCCGGACTTCCGCAGGCGTGGAGCTCGCTCCTGCTGGGCCGGGTGGGAACGGCGGCGGTGAAGGTCCTGCGGATGGACGGGACGCCGGTGGCGGAGGAGAGCCACGGCGCCGACGAGGCGCTCCTCGTGCTCGACGGCCGCATGGAGCTGGTGGTGGACGGCACTCCGGTGTCGGTCCGGGCCGGAGAGCTGTACCTGGTCGCGGCGGGGACGGCGCACGCGGTCGCTCCGGGCAGCCGCGGCACGCTGGTGATCGTGGAGCTCCCCGAGAGCTGA
- a CDS encoding CYTH and CHAD domain-containing protein, whose protein sequence is MATEHQETERSYDGALRTPLAADGLPGAASVRREPVVRLDAVYFDTPDLRLLRRGVTLRRRTGGHDAGWHLKTPAPDGSRTETRLPADAGERDGPPEELLARAAIHARGGRLDAVAHLRTRREPTLLLDEDGRTLAEIVRDTVSAEQLGGTGSTGDPATRPVDWTETEVELGEAGPELLDAVEERLLADGLRPSDSPTKLGRALKARLDAIPGGAGSAPPPGPDTCDSVGDYLTAYLRSHIAALESLDAAVRLDEPDSVHRMRVHIRRLRSVLAAHRRFLRRDAVEDVDKELRRLGRILGRARDAEVMGEQLATAASDLPGDLRPRATRRLLETVFRDRYASAWRAAVEAMERPRYFALVDALEDLAADPPLRGRARRGRKQARKVMEKQRKRVVKRLRPALAQPAGHDRDVALHRARKAAKRARYAAESSEPLLKKRARRQAKHAKRIHKALGDHQDAAVGETTLHEVAAQAPPDIAFALGVLRSRQRAGEESQLSEAAKAGRKLGL, encoded by the coding sequence GTGGCGACTGAACACCAGGAGACAGAGCGGTCGTACGACGGCGCCCTGCGCACGCCGCTGGCCGCGGACGGCCTGCCGGGAGCGGCGTCGGTACGCCGGGAGCCGGTGGTACGGCTCGACGCCGTGTACTTCGACACCCCCGATCTGCGTCTGCTGCGCCGCGGTGTCACGCTGCGCCGGCGCACCGGGGGGCATGACGCGGGCTGGCATCTGAAGACGCCCGCGCCGGACGGGAGCCGGACCGAGACCCGGCTGCCCGCGGACGCCGGGGAGCGGGACGGGCCGCCGGAGGAACTCCTCGCCCGTGCCGCGATCCACGCCCGCGGCGGCCGGCTCGACGCGGTGGCCCACCTGCGGACGCGGCGGGAGCCGACGCTGCTGCTGGACGAGGACGGGCGTACCCTCGCCGAAATCGTCCGGGACACGGTGTCCGCCGAACAGCTCGGCGGCACCGGCAGCACCGGCGACCCGGCGACCCGCCCTGTGGACTGGACCGAGACCGAGGTGGAGCTCGGGGAGGCGGGGCCGGAGCTGCTCGACGCCGTGGAGGAGCGGCTGCTCGCGGACGGGCTGCGGCCGTCCGACTCCCCGACCAAGCTCGGCAGGGCCCTGAAGGCGCGCCTCGACGCGATCCCGGGCGGCGCCGGGTCCGCACCCCCGCCCGGCCCGGACACCTGCGACTCGGTCGGCGACTACCTCACGGCCTACCTGCGTTCCCACATCGCCGCGCTGGAGTCGCTGGACGCGGCGGTCCGGCTCGACGAGCCCGACTCCGTGCACCGGATGCGGGTGCACATCCGCCGCCTGCGCAGCGTGCTGGCCGCGCACCGCCGTTTCCTCCGCCGGGACGCGGTGGAGGACGTCGACAAGGAGCTGCGCCGGCTGGGCCGCATCCTCGGGCGGGCCCGGGACGCCGAGGTCATGGGCGAGCAGCTCGCCACCGCCGCGTCCGACCTGCCGGGCGACCTCCGGCCGCGGGCGACCCGGCGACTGCTGGAGACCGTCTTCCGGGACCGGTACGCGAGCGCGTGGCGCGCGGCCGTCGAGGCGATGGAGCGGCCCCGCTACTTCGCGCTCGTCGACGCGCTGGAGGACCTCGCCGCCGATCCGCCGCTGCGCGGCCGGGCGCGCCGGGGCCGCAAGCAGGCCCGGAAGGTGATGGAGAAGCAGCGGAAGCGGGTCGTGAAGCGTCTGCGCCCCGCCCTGGCCCAGCCCGCCGGGCACGACCGCGACGTCGCCCTGCACCGCGCCCGCAAGGCGGCCAAGCGGGCCCGCTACGCCGCGGAGAGCAGCGAGCCACTGCTGAAGAAACGCGCCCGCCGGCAGGCGAAGCACGCCAAGCGCATCCACAAGGCACTCGGCGACCATCAGGACGCCGCGGTCGGCGAGACGACCCTGCACGAGGTCGCGGCCCAGGCCCCGCCCGACATCGCCTTCGCGCTGGGTGTCCTGCGGTCCCGCCAACGCGCGGGCGAGGAGAGCCAGTTGTCGGAGGCCGCCAAGGCCGGCCGCAAGCTCGGGCTGTGA
- a CDS encoding LLM class F420-dependent oxidoreductase: MVQIGYTMMTEQRGPRDLVADVVGAERAGFDFSVVSDHYFPWLEEQGHAPYAWAVLGAAAQATSRIPLMTYVTCPTFRYHPVVVAQKAATVQLLSEGRFRLGLGSGENLNEHVVGQGWPAVSVRQEMLAEAVRIIRELFEGGYVTRHGTYFDVEGARLWDLPDRPPPIGVAVSGPDSCELAGQLADLVIAVEPDPELVAGFARHGGAGKPAVGQLPVCWDTDRDAAVRRAHEQFRWFGGGWKVNADLPGTAGFAAASRFVRPEDVADAIPCGDRVEDFVDAVRPFVEAGFDEVALIQVGGDSQPAFIDWAESTLLPALRTEFWP; the protein is encoded by the coding sequence ATGGTGCAGATCGGATACACGATGATGACCGAGCAGCGCGGGCCCCGTGACCTGGTCGCGGACGTGGTCGGGGCCGAACGGGCGGGCTTCGACTTCTCGGTGGTCTCGGACCACTACTTCCCGTGGCTGGAGGAGCAGGGCCACGCGCCGTACGCCTGGGCGGTGCTCGGCGCGGCCGCGCAGGCCACCTCGAGGATCCCGCTGATGACGTACGTGACCTGCCCGACGTTCCGCTACCACCCGGTGGTGGTCGCGCAGAAGGCGGCCACGGTGCAGTTGCTGTCCGAGGGCCGGTTCCGGCTCGGCCTGGGCAGCGGGGAGAACCTCAACGAGCACGTGGTCGGGCAGGGTTGGCCGGCCGTCTCGGTGCGCCAGGAGATGCTCGCCGAGGCGGTACGGATCATCCGGGAGCTGTTCGAGGGCGGGTACGTCACCCGGCACGGCACGTACTTCGACGTCGAGGGCGCCCGGCTCTGGGACCTGCCGGACCGGCCGCCGCCGATCGGCGTGGCCGTGTCGGGCCCGGACTCCTGCGAACTGGCCGGGCAGCTGGCCGACCTGGTGATCGCGGTCGAGCCGGACCCGGAACTGGTCGCAGGTTTCGCGCGGCACGGCGGCGCGGGGAAGCCGGCCGTGGGCCAGCTGCCGGTGTGCTGGGACACCGACCGGGACGCCGCCGTCCGCCGGGCGCACGAGCAGTTCCGCTGGTTTGGCGGCGGCTGGAAGGTCAACGCCGACCTGCCCGGAACGGCCGGGTTCGCGGCCGCCAGCCGCTTCGTCCGGCCGGAGGACGTCGCCGACGCGATCCCCTGCGGCGACCGGGTCGAGGACTTCGTCGACGCCGTCCGGCCGTTCGTGGAGGCCGGGTTCGACGAGGTCGCGCTCATCCAGGTCGGCGGCGACAGCCAACCCGCGTTCATCGACTGGGCCGAGAGCACCCTGCTGCCGGCGCTGCGCACGGAGTTCTGGCCCTGA
- a CDS encoding CsbD family protein has product MSTGDKASHAIRRARGRVEETLGKALGNERMTARGRTDRKAGDLKQAVEKVKDAFRG; this is encoded by the coding sequence GTGAGCACGGGTGACAAGGCATCCCATGCGATCCGGAGAGCCAGAGGCAGGGTCGAGGAGACCCTCGGCAAGGCGCTCGGCAACGAGCGGATGACCGCGCGGGGCAGGACGGACCGGAAGGCCGGCGATCTGAAGCAGGCCGTCGAGAAGGTCAAGGACGCGTTCCGCGGCTGA